From Solanum lycopersicum chromosome 8, SLM_r2.1, the proteins below share one genomic window:
- the LOC101267629 gene encoding ylmG homolog protein 2, chloroplastic produces MVAQSSSQSMAETTKQNSVVSNCLISLPFSFSTPPFFKQLPKSNLQLAQTSSNPFLHFHNSLLSTAEKCFTLLHSFLASQPLFNKIMNFSSHFSQVQCRTYQNMGNLSHHNFAAVLPGDSVAGIVVANGIINFLNIYNSLLVVRLVLTWFPNAPPAIVSPLSTLCDPYLNIFRGIIPPLGGTLDLSPILAFLVLNAFTSTASALPAELPSTTVRESSDTPHRAPIFHLTTSQKKWMRRLSGNKSKTSDDES; encoded by the exons ATGGTTGCTCAATCTTCATCGCAATCAATGGCTGAAACAACGAAGCAAAATTCTGTAGTGTCAAACTGTTTAATTTCACTACCTTTCTCATTCTCAACCCCTCCATTCTTCAAACAACTCCCAAAATCAAATCTACAGTTGGCACAAACTTCATCAAATCCCTTTCTTCATTTTCACAACTCCTTACTCTCCACAGCTGAGAAATGCTTCACCTTGCTGCATTCTTTTCTTGCCTCTCAACCCCTTTTCAACAAAATCATGAACTTCTCTTCACATTTCTCTCAG GTACAGTGCAGGACTTACCAGAACATGGGTAATCTGTCCCATCACAATTTTGCAGCTGTCTTGCCTGGTGACTCAGTTGCAGGAATTGTTGTTGCAAATGGAATTATAAATTTCTTGAACATCTACAATTCATTACTGGTTGTCAGACTTGTATTAACCTGGTTCCCAAATGCCCCTCCTGCCATTGTCAGTCCTCTCAG CACTCTATGCGACCCATACTTGAACATATTCCGTGGGATTATTCCACCACTTGGAGGGACTCTAGATCTTTCCCCCATATTGGCATTTCTTGTTTTGAATGCCTTCACCAGCACTGCATCTGCACTTCCTGCTGAACTTCCATCCACAACTGTGAGAGAATCATCAGATACTCCACACCGTGCACCAATATTTCATCTTACTACATCGCAGAAGAAATGGATGAGGAGACTTTCCGGAAACAAGTCAAAGACTTCTGATGATGAAAGTTAA
- the LOC101267914 gene encoding uncharacterized protein, with protein sequence MEQESLSRRGKFPTNDRRFLAIGIGLVAVISPLYIDSRKNTIETQLEEQTIFSYLPLLLLITLIMSISISHQLARFSSYDHRLLAIGLTLVAILSPLYIDRRKLVDPELEEQSLGISSYLPLLMLFLIIAIAMSCYLDQSFTRFDPYWIHRVGGSSTGILIFLLVLAFVLKFKAF encoded by the coding sequence ATGGAGCAGGAATCTTTAAGCAGGAGAGGCAAGTTTCCTACAAATGATAGGAGGTTTTTGGCCATAGGCATTGGACTTGTGGCTGTCATCTCTCCTCTATACATTGACAGTAGAAAAAACACTATAGAAACCCAGCTTGAAGAACAAACCATCTTTTCCTATCTTCCACTACTCTTGTTGATCACCCTCATCATGAGCATAAGTATTTCTCATCAATTGGCCCGGTTCTCATCCTATGATCATAGGCTTCTAGCCATAGGTCTTACACTTGTTGCCATACTCTCACCTCTGTACATCGACAGGAGAAAGTTGGTCGATCCAGAGCTTGAAGAGCAATCACTTGGCATCTCTTCTTACTTGCCATTGCTCATGTTGTTTCTCATCATTGCCATTGCTATGTCATGCTACTTGGACCAGAGCTTTACCAGGTTCGATCCTTACTGGATTCACAGGGTTGGTGGTTCTTCCACTGGGATTCTCATATTTCTCCTTGTTCTTGCATTTGTTTTGAAGTTTAAAGCTTTCTAG
- the LOC101263833 gene encoding uncharacterized protein isoform X2 has translation MEPLDRNRRKGESLNLRDKIGMDPLSRNQGNGKGFNLNEEIGMEPSRRNQRNGEVLNFGEGIGMELQSRNHRNGEVLDLSNQRNGESLNLSEGIGMDPGSRNLSEGTEMEPWSMNQTNGEGLTLIEGIRMEPWNMNQRNGAGLNLSEGIGMELWCRNQRNGKGLNLNEEIVMEPRNMCQRNGKDLNLSNGIGMEPRGMNQRNGEGLNLSEGVGIEPWSMNQRKGAGLNLSEGIGMEPWCRNQRNGEGFNLNERIGTEPWGMSQRNGKGLNLSEGIGMESWSMNQRNGEGLNLSVGIGMESCSMNQTNGEGIGIESWIMNQRNGEGLKLSEGIGIELWSMNQRNGEGLNLSKGIGMKRVHEGVENDSVVKKVRFYDEIFGSHKYTDENVALEKVKDEHLKSKSQVMVFEELDESIVHAGEMDILKGGGIKNGAVGAGEFIVGCQEAGLLRVPEECHNAIQMSKWNLGNANGGSELGFDFNIPVLEAADGNTLVGVMNYTQRAVELNEIRSGVSNRWEERVNKGKMEQIEEKIPYVARNCNLELGLMNKDQDIGGSSSLGGEKSYTREEKGKAKVDNSWLALTTLPMELDLQHSKQQHEAISPVPQLESIQRTQTELRRNLNAEHASRQKNALRERAIHFARYDATREGSSSQETKLPTLETIKDLGNTPDLASTALKGIRENIPKQKNEKLVRWEASQHPENKEFPCVFPSLLDLSLKALAENAEAIVSLKGIPDILRGRLTEILCYYRKMSTHMLDLLLQGSPTQIRINDCSWLTEEQFCNSFRDFDRRNLMVLQLDLCGQPTLDHVLGTTIATASNSLPNLAILSLRGACRMSDRALEILVTSAPSLQSIDLSQCSLLTHASIGIAANSLGSILKELCIDDCQSIDAMHILPSLEKMEHLELLSVAGIHSVCDQFISELLTARGQNIKELDISRCPNLTDQSLKFIGEACAYLHSLNISKLSELTDVGLQFLANGCRSIQKLTFCRNNFSDEGIAAFLEASGACLEELSLNTCYKY, from the exons ATGGAGCCACTTGATAGGAATCGAAGAAAGGGAGAGAGTTTAAATTTGAGAGATAAAATTGGAATGGATCCATTAAGTAGGAATCAAGGAAATGGGAAGGGTTTTAATTTGAATGAAGAGATAGGGATGGAGCCTTCTAGAAGGAATCAAAGAAATGGGGAGGTTTTGAATTTCGGTGAGGGGATTGGGATGGAGCTACAGAGTAGGAATCATAGAAATGGGGAGGTTTTGGATTTGAGTAATCAAAGAAATGGGGAGAGTTTGAATTTGAGCGAGGGGATTGGGATGGATCCAGGGAGTAGGAATTTGAGTGAGGGGACTGAGATGGAGCCATGGAGTATGAATCAAACAAATGGGGAGGGTTTGACGTTGATTGAGGGGATTCGAATGGAGCCATGGAATATGAATCAAAGAAATGGGGCAGGTTTGAATTTGAGTGAGGGGATTGGGATGGAGCTATGGTGTAGGAATCAAAGAAATGGGAAGGGTTTGAATTTGAATGAGGAGATTGTGATGGAGCCACGAAATATGTGTCAAAGAAATGGgaaggatttgaatttgagtaatGGGATTGGGATGGAGCCACGGGGTATGAATCAAAGAAATGGTGAGGGTTTGAATTTGAGCGAGGGGGTTGGGATAGAGCCGTGGAGTATGAATCAAAGAAAGGGGGCAGGTTTGAATTTGAGTGAGGGGATTGGGATGGAGCCATGGTGTAGGAATCAAAGAAATGGAGAGGGTTTCAATTTGAATGAGAGGATTGGGACGGAGCCCTGGGGCATGAGTCAAAGAAATGGGAAGGGTTTGAATTTGAGCGAGGGAATTGGGATGGAGTCATGGAGTATGAATCAAAGAAATGGGGAGGGTTTGAATTTGAGTGTGGGTATCGGGATGGAGTCATGTAGTATGAATCAAACAAATGGAGAGGGGATTGGTATAGAGTCATGGATCATGAATCAAAGAAATGGGGAGGGTTTGAAATTGAGTGAGGGGATTGGGATAGAGCTTTGGAGTATGAACCAAAGAAATGGGGAGGGTTTGAATTTGAGCAAGGGGATTGGGATGAAGAGGGTTCATGAGGGAGTGGAAAATGACTCCGTGGTTAAAAAAGTTAGgttttatgatgaaatatttggtTCTCACAAATATACTGATGAGAATGTTGCTTTAGAAAAGGTTAAGGATGAGCATCTAAAGAGTAAAAGTCAAGTCATGGTTTTTGAAGAACTTGATGAAAGTATTGTGCATGCAGGTGAAATGGACATTTTGAAAGGGGGAGGGATCAAGAATGGGGCAGTGGGTGCCGGAGAATTCATTGTTGGGTGTCAAGAAGCTGGACTTTTAAGGGTACCAGAAGAATGTCACAATGCTATTCAAATGTCAAAATGGAACTTAGGGAATGCTAATGGGGGCAGTGAACtgggttttgattttaatattcCAGTTTTGGAAGCGGCTGATGGAAATACTTTAGTTGGTGTGATGAATTATACTCAGAGGGCTgttgaattaaatgaaattagGTCTGGTGTAAGTAATCGCTGGGAAGAAAGAGTAAACAAGGGAAAGATGGAGCAAATTGAGGAAAAAATACCTTATGTCGCCCGAAATTGCAATCTTGAGTTGGGATTGATGAACAAAGACCAGGATATTGGTGGAAGTAGTTCATTAGGCGGTGAGAAGAGCTACACCAGAGAAGAAAAGGGAAAGGCTAAGGTTGACAACTCTTGGTTAGCACTAACAACCTTGCCAATGGAGTTGGACTTGCAACACAGCAAGCAGCAGCACGAGGCTATTTCACCAGTGCCACAGCTAGAATCCATCCAGCGTACACAAACTGAACTTAGAAGAAATTTGAATGCTGAACATGCATCAAGACAAAAAAATGCATTAAGGGAAAGAGCTATTCACTTTGCACGCTATGATGCTACCCGTGAAGGCTCTTCTAGTCAGGAAACAAAATTGCCAACTTTGGAAACTATTAAAGATCTAGGGAACACCCCCGATCTCGCTTCTACTGCATTGAAGGGGATTAGGGAGAATATACCTAAACAAAAGAATGAGAAATTGGTTAGATGGGAAGCATCTCAACATCCTGAAAATAAAGAGTTTCCTTGTGTGTTTCCTTCACTGCTAGATCTTTCCTTGAAAGCCCTTGCAGAAAATGCTGAAGCAATAGTTTCTCTCAAAGGTATCCCTGATATCTTGAGGGGAAGATTGACTGAAATACTCTGCTATTATAGGAAAATGAGTACTCATATGTTGGACCTTCTTCTTCAAGGATCACCAACTCAAATTCGCATAAACGACTGTTCATGGTTAACAGAAGAACAGTTTTGCAACTCATTTAGAGACTTTGATAGAAGAAACTTGATG GTGCTTCAACTAGATCTATGCGGACAACCCACACTTGATCATGTGTTGGGTACAACCATTGCTACGGCTTCAAATAGCTTACCTAATTTAGCCATCTTGTCACTGAGGGGTGCTTGTCGGATGTCTGATAGAGCTCTGGAAATACTTGTTACATCAGCGCCTTCTCTACAATCCATTGATTTGAGTCAGTGCTCCCTTTTGACCCACGCTAGTATTGGTATCGCAGCCAACTCATTGGGATCAATTCTCAAGGAACTCTGTATAGATGATTGCCAGAGCATAGATGCAATGCATATATTACCTTCACTGGAGAAGATGGAGCATTTGGAACTGTTGTCGGTAGCTGGAATTCATAGCGTATGTGATCAGTTTATAAGCGAGCTACTTACAGCACGTGGTCAAAATATAAAAGAGCTTGATATTTCCCGCTGCCC GAATCTGACTGATCAATCCCTGAAGTTTATTGGAGAAGCATGTGCTTACTTGCATTcgttaaatatttcaaagttgAGTGAATTGACAGATGTTGGACTGCAGTTTCTCGCGAATGGTTGTCGATCAATTCAGAAACTCACATTTTGCCGTAATAATTTCAG TGATGAAGGGATTGCTGCATTTTTGGAAGCTTCTGGAGCATGTTTGGAGGAACTTTCACTGAATACTTGCTATAAG TACTAG
- the LOC101263833 gene encoding uncharacterized protein isoform X3, with amino-acid sequence MEPLDRNRRKGESLNLRDKIGMDPLSRNQGNGKGFNLNEEIGMEPSRRNQRNGEVLNFGEGIGMELQSRNHRNGEVLDLSNQRNGESLNLSEGIGMDPGSRNLSEGTEMEPWSMNQTNGEGLTLIEGIRMEPWNMNQRNGAGLNLSEGIGMELWCRNQRNGKGLNLNEEIVMEPRNMCQRNGKDLNLSNGIGMEPRGMNQRNGEGLNLSEGVGIEPWSMNQRKGAGLNLSEGIGMEPWCRNQRNGEGFNLNERIGTEPWGMSQRNGKGLNLSEGIGMESWSMNQRNGEGLNLSVGIGMESCSMNQTNGEGIGIESWIMNQRNGEGLKLSEGIGIELWSMNQRNGEGLNLSKGIGMKRVHEGVENDSVVKKVRFYDEIFGSHKYTDENVALEKVKDEHLKSKSQVMVFEELDESIVHAGEMDILKGGGIKNGAVGAGEFIVGCQEAGLLRVPEECHNAIQMSKWNLGNANGGSELGFDFNIPVLEAADGNTLVGVMNYTQRAVELNEIRSGVSNRWEERVNKGKMEQIEEKIPYVARNCNLELGLMNKDQDIGGSSSLGGEKSYTREEKGKAKVDNSWLALTTLPMELDLQHSKQQHEAISPVPQLESIQRTQTELRRNLNAEHASRQKNALRERAIHFARYDATREGSSSQETKLPTLETIKDLGNTPDLASTALKGIRENIPKQKNEKLVRWEASQHPENKEFPCVFPSLLDLSLKALAENAEAIVSLKGIPDILRGRLTEILCYYRKMSTHMLDLLLQGSPTQIRINDCSWLTEEQFCNSFRDFDRRNLMVLQLDLCGQPTLDHVLGTTIATASNSLPNLAILSLRGACRMSDRALEILVTSAPSLQSIDLSQCSLLTHASIGIAANSLGSILKELCIDDCQSIDAMHILPSLEKMEHLELLSVAGIHSVCDQFISELLTARGQNIKELDISRCPNLTDQSLKFIGEACAYLHSLNISKLSELTDVGLQFLANGCRSIQKLTFCRNNFSMLVMKGLLHFWKLLEHVWRNFH; translated from the exons ATGGAGCCACTTGATAGGAATCGAAGAAAGGGAGAGAGTTTAAATTTGAGAGATAAAATTGGAATGGATCCATTAAGTAGGAATCAAGGAAATGGGAAGGGTTTTAATTTGAATGAAGAGATAGGGATGGAGCCTTCTAGAAGGAATCAAAGAAATGGGGAGGTTTTGAATTTCGGTGAGGGGATTGGGATGGAGCTACAGAGTAGGAATCATAGAAATGGGGAGGTTTTGGATTTGAGTAATCAAAGAAATGGGGAGAGTTTGAATTTGAGCGAGGGGATTGGGATGGATCCAGGGAGTAGGAATTTGAGTGAGGGGACTGAGATGGAGCCATGGAGTATGAATCAAACAAATGGGGAGGGTTTGACGTTGATTGAGGGGATTCGAATGGAGCCATGGAATATGAATCAAAGAAATGGGGCAGGTTTGAATTTGAGTGAGGGGATTGGGATGGAGCTATGGTGTAGGAATCAAAGAAATGGGAAGGGTTTGAATTTGAATGAGGAGATTGTGATGGAGCCACGAAATATGTGTCAAAGAAATGGgaaggatttgaatttgagtaatGGGATTGGGATGGAGCCACGGGGTATGAATCAAAGAAATGGTGAGGGTTTGAATTTGAGCGAGGGGGTTGGGATAGAGCCGTGGAGTATGAATCAAAGAAAGGGGGCAGGTTTGAATTTGAGTGAGGGGATTGGGATGGAGCCATGGTGTAGGAATCAAAGAAATGGAGAGGGTTTCAATTTGAATGAGAGGATTGGGACGGAGCCCTGGGGCATGAGTCAAAGAAATGGGAAGGGTTTGAATTTGAGCGAGGGAATTGGGATGGAGTCATGGAGTATGAATCAAAGAAATGGGGAGGGTTTGAATTTGAGTGTGGGTATCGGGATGGAGTCATGTAGTATGAATCAAACAAATGGAGAGGGGATTGGTATAGAGTCATGGATCATGAATCAAAGAAATGGGGAGGGTTTGAAATTGAGTGAGGGGATTGGGATAGAGCTTTGGAGTATGAACCAAAGAAATGGGGAGGGTTTGAATTTGAGCAAGGGGATTGGGATGAAGAGGGTTCATGAGGGAGTGGAAAATGACTCCGTGGTTAAAAAAGTTAGgttttatgatgaaatatttggtTCTCACAAATATACTGATGAGAATGTTGCTTTAGAAAAGGTTAAGGATGAGCATCTAAAGAGTAAAAGTCAAGTCATGGTTTTTGAAGAACTTGATGAAAGTATTGTGCATGCAGGTGAAATGGACATTTTGAAAGGGGGAGGGATCAAGAATGGGGCAGTGGGTGCCGGAGAATTCATTGTTGGGTGTCAAGAAGCTGGACTTTTAAGGGTACCAGAAGAATGTCACAATGCTATTCAAATGTCAAAATGGAACTTAGGGAATGCTAATGGGGGCAGTGAACtgggttttgattttaatattcCAGTTTTGGAAGCGGCTGATGGAAATACTTTAGTTGGTGTGATGAATTATACTCAGAGGGCTgttgaattaaatgaaattagGTCTGGTGTAAGTAATCGCTGGGAAGAAAGAGTAAACAAGGGAAAGATGGAGCAAATTGAGGAAAAAATACCTTATGTCGCCCGAAATTGCAATCTTGAGTTGGGATTGATGAACAAAGACCAGGATATTGGTGGAAGTAGTTCATTAGGCGGTGAGAAGAGCTACACCAGAGAAGAAAAGGGAAAGGCTAAGGTTGACAACTCTTGGTTAGCACTAACAACCTTGCCAATGGAGTTGGACTTGCAACACAGCAAGCAGCAGCACGAGGCTATTTCACCAGTGCCACAGCTAGAATCCATCCAGCGTACACAAACTGAACTTAGAAGAAATTTGAATGCTGAACATGCATCAAGACAAAAAAATGCATTAAGGGAAAGAGCTATTCACTTTGCACGCTATGATGCTACCCGTGAAGGCTCTTCTAGTCAGGAAACAAAATTGCCAACTTTGGAAACTATTAAAGATCTAGGGAACACCCCCGATCTCGCTTCTACTGCATTGAAGGGGATTAGGGAGAATATACCTAAACAAAAGAATGAGAAATTGGTTAGATGGGAAGCATCTCAACATCCTGAAAATAAAGAGTTTCCTTGTGTGTTTCCTTCACTGCTAGATCTTTCCTTGAAAGCCCTTGCAGAAAATGCTGAAGCAATAGTTTCTCTCAAAGGTATCCCTGATATCTTGAGGGGAAGATTGACTGAAATACTCTGCTATTATAGGAAAATGAGTACTCATATGTTGGACCTTCTTCTTCAAGGATCACCAACTCAAATTCGCATAAACGACTGTTCATGGTTAACAGAAGAACAGTTTTGCAACTCATTTAGAGACTTTGATAGAAGAAACTTGATG GTGCTTCAACTAGATCTATGCGGACAACCCACACTTGATCATGTGTTGGGTACAACCATTGCTACGGCTTCAAATAGCTTACCTAATTTAGCCATCTTGTCACTGAGGGGTGCTTGTCGGATGTCTGATAGAGCTCTGGAAATACTTGTTACATCAGCGCCTTCTCTACAATCCATTGATTTGAGTCAGTGCTCCCTTTTGACCCACGCTAGTATTGGTATCGCAGCCAACTCATTGGGATCAATTCTCAAGGAACTCTGTATAGATGATTGCCAGAGCATAGATGCAATGCATATATTACCTTCACTGGAGAAGATGGAGCATTTGGAACTGTTGTCGGTAGCTGGAATTCATAGCGTATGTGATCAGTTTATAAGCGAGCTACTTACAGCACGTGGTCAAAATATAAAAGAGCTTGATATTTCCCGCTGCCC GAATCTGACTGATCAATCCCTGAAGTTTATTGGAGAAGCATGTGCTTACTTGCATTcgttaaatatttcaaagttgAGTGAATTGACAGATGTTGGACTGCAGTTTCTCGCGAATGGTTGTCGATCAATTCAGAAACTCACATTTTGCCGTAATAATTTCAG CATGTTAGTGATGAAGGGATTGCTGCATTTTTGGAAGCTTCTGGAGCATGTTTGGAGGAACTTTCACTGA
- the LOC101263833 gene encoding uncharacterized protein isoform X1: MEPLDRNRRKGESLNLRDKIGMDPLSRNQGNGKGFNLNEEIGMEPSRRNQRNGEVLNFGEGIGMELQSRNHRNGEVLDLSNQRNGESLNLSEGIGMDPGSRNLSEGTEMEPWSMNQTNGEGLTLIEGIRMEPWNMNQRNGAGLNLSEGIGMELWCRNQRNGKGLNLNEEIVMEPRNMCQRNGKDLNLSNGIGMEPRGMNQRNGEGLNLSEGVGIEPWSMNQRKGAGLNLSEGIGMEPWCRNQRNGEGFNLNERIGTEPWGMSQRNGKGLNLSEGIGMESWSMNQRNGEGLNLSVGIGMESCSMNQTNGEGIGIESWIMNQRNGEGLKLSEGIGIELWSMNQRNGEGLNLSKGIGMKRVHEGVENDSVVKKVRFYDEIFGSHKYTDENVALEKVKDEHLKSKSQVMVFEELDESIVHAGEMDILKGGGIKNGAVGAGEFIVGCQEAGLLRVPEECHNAIQMSKWNLGNANGGSELGFDFNIPVLEAADGNTLVGVMNYTQRAVELNEIRSGVSNRWEERVNKGKMEQIEEKIPYVARNCNLELGLMNKDQDIGGSSSLGGEKSYTREEKGKAKVDNSWLALTTLPMELDLQHSKQQHEAISPVPQLESIQRTQTELRRNLNAEHASRQKNALRERAIHFARYDATREGSSSQETKLPTLETIKDLGNTPDLASTALKGIRENIPKQKNEKLVRWEASQHPENKEFPCVFPSLLDLSLKALAENAEAIVSLKGIPDILRGRLTEILCYYRKMSTHMLDLLLQGSPTQIRINDCSWLTEEQFCNSFRDFDRRNLMVLQLDLCGQPTLDHVLGTTIATASNSLPNLAILSLRGACRMSDRALEILVTSAPSLQSIDLSQCSLLTHASIGIAANSLGSILKELCIDDCQSIDAMHILPSLEKMEHLELLSVAGIHSVCDQFISELLTARGQNIKELDISRCPNLTDQSLKFIGEACAYLHSLNISKLSELTDVGLQFLANGCRSIQKLTFCRNNFSDEGIAAFLEASGACLEELSLNTCYKVSTSTALSLAKLSRKLLHLDLSWCRRISDSELGLIVDSCVSLKLLKLFGCSQITDAFKNGHSNTVVEIIGLGMTQIIDIGRFDGVEVLLKHSPVVKSSNS, from the exons ATGGAGCCACTTGATAGGAATCGAAGAAAGGGAGAGAGTTTAAATTTGAGAGATAAAATTGGAATGGATCCATTAAGTAGGAATCAAGGAAATGGGAAGGGTTTTAATTTGAATGAAGAGATAGGGATGGAGCCTTCTAGAAGGAATCAAAGAAATGGGGAGGTTTTGAATTTCGGTGAGGGGATTGGGATGGAGCTACAGAGTAGGAATCATAGAAATGGGGAGGTTTTGGATTTGAGTAATCAAAGAAATGGGGAGAGTTTGAATTTGAGCGAGGGGATTGGGATGGATCCAGGGAGTAGGAATTTGAGTGAGGGGACTGAGATGGAGCCATGGAGTATGAATCAAACAAATGGGGAGGGTTTGACGTTGATTGAGGGGATTCGAATGGAGCCATGGAATATGAATCAAAGAAATGGGGCAGGTTTGAATTTGAGTGAGGGGATTGGGATGGAGCTATGGTGTAGGAATCAAAGAAATGGGAAGGGTTTGAATTTGAATGAGGAGATTGTGATGGAGCCACGAAATATGTGTCAAAGAAATGGgaaggatttgaatttgagtaatGGGATTGGGATGGAGCCACGGGGTATGAATCAAAGAAATGGTGAGGGTTTGAATTTGAGCGAGGGGGTTGGGATAGAGCCGTGGAGTATGAATCAAAGAAAGGGGGCAGGTTTGAATTTGAGTGAGGGGATTGGGATGGAGCCATGGTGTAGGAATCAAAGAAATGGAGAGGGTTTCAATTTGAATGAGAGGATTGGGACGGAGCCCTGGGGCATGAGTCAAAGAAATGGGAAGGGTTTGAATTTGAGCGAGGGAATTGGGATGGAGTCATGGAGTATGAATCAAAGAAATGGGGAGGGTTTGAATTTGAGTGTGGGTATCGGGATGGAGTCATGTAGTATGAATCAAACAAATGGAGAGGGGATTGGTATAGAGTCATGGATCATGAATCAAAGAAATGGGGAGGGTTTGAAATTGAGTGAGGGGATTGGGATAGAGCTTTGGAGTATGAACCAAAGAAATGGGGAGGGTTTGAATTTGAGCAAGGGGATTGGGATGAAGAGGGTTCATGAGGGAGTGGAAAATGACTCCGTGGTTAAAAAAGTTAGgttttatgatgaaatatttggtTCTCACAAATATACTGATGAGAATGTTGCTTTAGAAAAGGTTAAGGATGAGCATCTAAAGAGTAAAAGTCAAGTCATGGTTTTTGAAGAACTTGATGAAAGTATTGTGCATGCAGGTGAAATGGACATTTTGAAAGGGGGAGGGATCAAGAATGGGGCAGTGGGTGCCGGAGAATTCATTGTTGGGTGTCAAGAAGCTGGACTTTTAAGGGTACCAGAAGAATGTCACAATGCTATTCAAATGTCAAAATGGAACTTAGGGAATGCTAATGGGGGCAGTGAACtgggttttgattttaatattcCAGTTTTGGAAGCGGCTGATGGAAATACTTTAGTTGGTGTGATGAATTATACTCAGAGGGCTgttgaattaaatgaaattagGTCTGGTGTAAGTAATCGCTGGGAAGAAAGAGTAAACAAGGGAAAGATGGAGCAAATTGAGGAAAAAATACCTTATGTCGCCCGAAATTGCAATCTTGAGTTGGGATTGATGAACAAAGACCAGGATATTGGTGGAAGTAGTTCATTAGGCGGTGAGAAGAGCTACACCAGAGAAGAAAAGGGAAAGGCTAAGGTTGACAACTCTTGGTTAGCACTAACAACCTTGCCAATGGAGTTGGACTTGCAACACAGCAAGCAGCAGCACGAGGCTATTTCACCAGTGCCACAGCTAGAATCCATCCAGCGTACACAAACTGAACTTAGAAGAAATTTGAATGCTGAACATGCATCAAGACAAAAAAATGCATTAAGGGAAAGAGCTATTCACTTTGCACGCTATGATGCTACCCGTGAAGGCTCTTCTAGTCAGGAAACAAAATTGCCAACTTTGGAAACTATTAAAGATCTAGGGAACACCCCCGATCTCGCTTCTACTGCATTGAAGGGGATTAGGGAGAATATACCTAAACAAAAGAATGAGAAATTGGTTAGATGGGAAGCATCTCAACATCCTGAAAATAAAGAGTTTCCTTGTGTGTTTCCTTCACTGCTAGATCTTTCCTTGAAAGCCCTTGCAGAAAATGCTGAAGCAATAGTTTCTCTCAAAGGTATCCCTGATATCTTGAGGGGAAGATTGACTGAAATACTCTGCTATTATAGGAAAATGAGTACTCATATGTTGGACCTTCTTCTTCAAGGATCACCAACTCAAATTCGCATAAACGACTGTTCATGGTTAACAGAAGAACAGTTTTGCAACTCATTTAGAGACTTTGATAGAAGAAACTTGATG GTGCTTCAACTAGATCTATGCGGACAACCCACACTTGATCATGTGTTGGGTACAACCATTGCTACGGCTTCAAATAGCTTACCTAATTTAGCCATCTTGTCACTGAGGGGTGCTTGTCGGATGTCTGATAGAGCTCTGGAAATACTTGTTACATCAGCGCCTTCTCTACAATCCATTGATTTGAGTCAGTGCTCCCTTTTGACCCACGCTAGTATTGGTATCGCAGCCAACTCATTGGGATCAATTCTCAAGGAACTCTGTATAGATGATTGCCAGAGCATAGATGCAATGCATATATTACCTTCACTGGAGAAGATGGAGCATTTGGAACTGTTGTCGGTAGCTGGAATTCATAGCGTATGTGATCAGTTTATAAGCGAGCTACTTACAGCACGTGGTCAAAATATAAAAGAGCTTGATATTTCCCGCTGCCC GAATCTGACTGATCAATCCCTGAAGTTTATTGGAGAAGCATGTGCTTACTTGCATTcgttaaatatttcaaagttgAGTGAATTGACAGATGTTGGACTGCAGTTTCTCGCGAATGGTTGTCGATCAATTCAGAAACTCACATTTTGCCGTAATAATTTCAG TGATGAAGGGATTGCTGCATTTTTGGAAGCTTCTGGAGCATGTTTGGAGGAACTTTCACTGAATACTTGCTATAAG GTCAGTACTAGCACTGCCTTGTCACTAGCCAAACTTTCAAGAAAGTTACTGCATTTGGACCTATCATGGTGTCGCAGAATAAGTGACAGTGAGCTAGGGCTGATTGTAGACAGCTGCGTGTCGCTCAAGCTACTCAAACTCTTTGGCTGTTCACAG ATAACAGATGCATTTAAAAATGGCCACTCAAACACTGTAGTGGAGATCATTGGATTGGGTATGACCCAGATAATTGATATTGGCAGGTTTGATGGCGTGGAAGTTCTATTGAAACATTCACCAGTAGTGAAGTCTTCTAATTCATGA